A segment of the Triticum urartu cultivar G1812 chromosome 1, Tu2.1, whole genome shotgun sequence genome:
CTGGTGCTGCCTTCTTGGCGGACGGCCTGACGCTCAGCCTGGTCAGCCACTTGTTTGAAGGCACTTGCATGTCCGGTGACATTGCTGCACACTCCATGAAGATGGCCTCCGATGCTTCCACAGTGGCCGCACCAACCTCTGCCACAATGTTGATCACCTCATTGTTCGTGGTATCCAATGGCCTCAACGTGCCCCTGGCGGCATGTCGCATCGTGGTGACGAGGCGGCACAGCTCCTTCTCTGTCCGCCTGTGTGCACGAAGCGATGCAGTGACCATCATGCCGTCCCTGCGCCTAGTGCCGACCTGCTGCTCCGCCACGCACTGCTTGAGCGTGACGAGCGTCGACAGGAATGTGCCGTAGGCGTCAACAAGCACAAGGAACCTTTCGAGAATTTGGTCGCAGGCGGCGGTGGCTGTGTGGAGTGCCGCCACAGCCTGCGGCAGCGCCAGGAGCTCACCGAGCGCTGCCAGGACGGCATTGACGAGGGCGATGCCGGAGGACTGACCGGCAGCTGCTCTGGCCGACCATGACCTGAGCGCGCGGATGCTGTCGTCCAGGTGCGCCAGCACGGGGTGCGGGTGTTCGCGTGGCAGGCTGGCCGATCGGGCGTGCGCCGTGGCAGCCGTCGTCTTCCCCGCTGGTCTCATTGCTAGATGCATCCTGTGATGAGTGCTCTCTGTTGGTACGCTGCGGCTGCTTGTCTCGTCGGTTTCTCGATGCGTTTGTGAGTGGAGCTCCAGTAGCAACGGGGGCAGCCTATAAATGGTTCGTGGCCGAGCTGGTGGCTGGCTCGAAGAAAATACGAAAGAAATCGGTGCCACTTGTGAGTTGGTGCGGCGCTAAACGAGCTGCTGTTTTCTGGATTCCGGCATGACGGCAAAACTGCTGGTTGGGACTTTTGGATACGTTGAATTCAAAACAACTCGCCTCCGTGCGTTAGAGCTTATAAAAATTATGGTCCTGTAGACGTTCCTATCAGCAACTCGTTGAACTAACGAGATGAGTACGATGAGCAAGCTACTTGGTACCATGAAGTACACGAATGTACATGATTATCATGTTCCCAACCCGTTTATTGGGAACTATTTATACGTTCAAATTTCATAACCTCTTTGTATGAACTGGGGAATACGAAGACAAATCGTGTCCTGTCAATCCTGTGGCATCGAATCGCTGGATTAACACCCTTTGCCGACCCAGGCTGTCTGCGTTTTTGTATGAGCAGGCTGTCTGGGCCTTCAACTCTTCATCCAATGGTCGGAAAGATCACAAAAGTCAGAGGTGCGTCCGGTTTTGTTGGGGCCTCTGCTTTCACGAGAAGTGCGGCCAAAACCAGGCTTGTGAAACGAGTGTAGGTTGGGAACAATACAAAATGCTCAACCACCAACAGCAAGACCCGGTAAGCTAAGCAAACCACTTGCGTAATGCGAACCAATATGTTTTTTCTTTTGAGGTGAACTAGGGATTTTATTCATGATGCACCGAAAAAGGAATACAAGTAATGTCCGGTTGGGTCCCTAGCCACAAGTGGCGACCTGCAGGGAGCGATGAAGCAGCCTTAGCAATGGCATGAGCTTCAGAATTTGCTTCCCTACACTCAAATCTATAACTAGCTCTAACAAAACCTCTCATAGACTCTTTAATCTCCTCTAAGACAGTGGCATAAGAAGAAAACACACATCCATTAATATCCGAGACTACTTGCAGACAATCAGACGCGATTATCACACGTGAGGTGTTGAGATCTCTGGCAAGAGCGAGGGCTTCGCtacaagcttgcatgcctgcaggtcgactctagaggatccccgggtaccgagctcgaattcgccctatagtgagtcgtattacaattcactggccgtcgttttacaacgtcgtgactgggaaaaccctggcgttacccaacttaatcgccttgcagcacatccccctcgAACGCTGTTGAGGCAAGCGTATATTAGCTGCAGGTTTCCTAACAGAGACGATCTCAAGGTCCTCCAAGTAGCGATTTACAAAGCACATTGTGGACATAGGGCTCTGAAATTCGTCATCATGTATTGCCCTCCTCCTAGCCCACTAGATAGCCCACATAGTGACCAAAACCCTTGCCAGTTCTTGCTGTTTCATAGATTCGAAAAGCCAAAAAAGCCACAATCTGGGATCTTCAGTTCGGTTGGCCATCAAATGTTCAAGAGTCTCCTCATCGCCCAGGGCCCATACACATGGTGCCATACGACAATCAAATAGCGAATGCCGCCAAGTATCCCTCTCTGCACCACATAGTGAGCATGCCGACGTATCCGCCATCTTCCTGGCATGTCGTGTAGTTCCTGTGGGCAGTGACATATGAGACAGTCTCCACACAAAGATCCTGACTTTTGAGGGTACCTTAACCTTCCACAGCGAAGACCACACCTTTCTGTCTTGTTCTTGGTTCGAGTGACTTGCCCTGTGCTCTAGCCAATCCTCTCTCTAGAACTTGATCCAGTTGATCATCCTATAAGCCGATCGGACTGAAAAGAAGCCCTTTCTATCATAGTGCCAAGCCCAGAAATCTGGCTGCACCCTCGAGCTCAAAGGAATGTTCAATATCACGTCAGCATCATGCACAAGAAAATGATTATTAATCACCTGCTTGTTCCAGGTCCTAGATACGGGGTCAATAAGTTCTGAAACTAGTTGTGGTGGGTTCGATGATATAGGACAAATTGGCCTGAGTTTGTAATCACGAGGCAGCCAATTCTCCTCCCACACACGTGTATCTGTTCCTGATCCAGTCCTCTTAATGAGACCAAGTGCAAGGATATCCCTCCCCTCAAGTAATGAACGCCACACCTGAGAGGGGTGACGACCCAAACCAGCATCCAGAATGTGATCGTCTGGGTAGTACCGTGCTTTCAAAACTCGAGCACTGAGTGTATTAGGTTCTTGAAGCAAGCGCCACACTTGTTTTGACAACAAAGCAAGGTTGAAAAGCTCAACATCCCGGAAGCCCAGACCAACCATGAACTTCGGTTTGCACATAGTTCTCCACGATACCCATGCCGGTTTCCTTTGACCCTGCTTGCTTCCCCACCAAAACTTCCGAAGAAGGCCATTAATATGTTCACACAAACCATGGGGAAGCTTAAAACATGACATAGAGTAAGTCGGTATAGATTGGGCAACTGACTTGATTAAAACCTCCTTTCCTCCTGCCGACAAGCACTTCTCCATCCAGCCCTGAATGTGCTTCCAGATCCTATCCTTCAGGTACCGGAAGCAGCCCTCTTTGGCCTTTCCAACATCAGTTAGAAGGCCTAAATATTTCTCAGCCAGAGCctcattctgaacatcaagcaCATTCTTTATCTCAGTACGCTGCGTCGCTGGAACCATTTTGCTAAAATAAATAGCTGACTTGTCGGTATTGATGCGCTGGCCCGACGCATCGCAATATAGCTTCAAAAGATCCCATACCCTTTCTGTACTCGCACTTGTGGCCTCAAAGAACAAAAGGCAGTCGTCGGCGAACAACAGATGATTGATTGCTGGGGCCGTCGGTGCAACAGTCAGTCCCTGTACTCCAATATTTTGCGACTTTAGCAAACAAGATAAGCCTTCCGCTGCCAAAAGAAACAAGTAGGGAGAGCTAGGATCCCCTTGACGTAGTCCCCTCGATGGCCTGAAATCATCCATAATGCCACCATTAAATAGAACCGAGAATGAGACGGACGAGACGCACTTCATGATGGTCTCTGTGAACCGGGGGCTGATTCCTAGCTTAAGCATAACTGCCTTCAGAAAAGGCCACTCTAGACGGTCATAAGCCTTCATCATGTCTAATTTTAGAGCACAAAACCGGTTGCCCTTGATTCTTCTTGATTTCATGTAGTGTAGGCATTCATATGCCGTTATAAAATTATCCGTGATAAGACGGCCAGGAACGAAAGCCGACTGCTCTTCAGAAATGACCACTGGGAGAATAACCTTCAACCTGTTAGCTAAGACCTTCGACGCAATTTTGTATATCACGTTGCAAAGGCTTATAGGCCGAAACTGTCCTAGAATTTTTGGACTTGCTATCTTGGGAATAAGAACGATGAACGTGCGATTTATATCCTCCCCTGAATCCTCTCCATTCAGCACCCGTATGATCATACCCGTGATCTCATCTCCACACAACTCCCAATGCCTCTCAAAAAAGTGTGCCGGAAACCCATCAGGGCCGGGAGCTTTCGTGGGGAACATTTGAAACAGAGCATATTTTATTTCTTCCTTTGTATAAACAACATTTAGGCGAGCGTTCATGGCAGCATCAACTCGAGATGGTATATGTGAGAGTACCTCCTCCATGCCAATAGTTCCCTCCGAGGTGTACAGCTGCTCATAAAAGTTACTCGCCATACCTGCAAGCTCCTCGGGATCGGTACTAACTGAGCCATCATCCCTTTGCAACTGTGTGATAGTGTTTTTAGCCCTCCTTGCACTTGCCTTCTTTTGAAAGTACTGGGTGTTACTATCTCCTTCGGAAAGCCACCGGACCCGAGACCGTTGTCGCATCATTATCACCTCCCTGTAGGACAGCTCGACAATGCGATCGTGAACCTTTTTCTCTTCTGCCCCCGGACCAACACACATTGGTTCAGCTCTCAAATCAGCCAACTATTTGCGCAGCTCTCGTAGCTCCTGTCGGACCGAACCAAAAGTTGAGCGTCCCCAACGTTTTAGAAACCCCACGACATGAGACAATTTTG
Coding sequences within it:
- the LOC125509726 gene encoding uncharacterized protein LOC125509726; translation: MHLAMRPAGKTTAATAHARSASLPREHPHPVLAHLDDSIRALRSWSARAAAGQSSGIALVNAVLAALGELLALPQAVAALHTATAACDQILERFLVLVDAYGTFLSTLVTLKQCVAEQQVGTRRRDGMMVTASLRAHRRTEKELCRLVTTMRHAARGTLRPLDTTNNEVINIVAEVGAATVEASEAIFMECAAMSPDMQVPSNKWLTRLSVRPSAKKAAPETAMVALERLEKLEESIGGLETGSEKVFRRLLHSRVSLLNILTPF